One Brassica napus cultivar Da-Ae chromosome A5, Da-Ae, whole genome shotgun sequence DNA window includes the following coding sequences:
- the LOC125608630 gene encoding uncharacterized protein LOC125608630 has protein sequence MENTSFWHDTWSSLGCLSDILEERGVIDLGLHTHATVQEAMMSYRRRRHKTIILNIIEDEIDERKANADNAEDVSLWKGIGGMYKKRFSTKTTWMLLRDQQPLCQWSKGVWLRHSTPKFAFMTWCTLKNQLATGDCMLKWGGNVDGSCSLCQDPIETRDHLFFK, from the coding sequence ATGGAGAATACATCTTTTTGGCATGACACTTGGTCTTCATTGGGTTGTCTCTCAGATATTCTAGAAGAGCGAGGAGTAATTGATCTTGGTCTTCATACTCACGCTACAGTTCAAGAAGCTATGATGTCCTACAGAAGAAGAAGGCACAAAACAATAATTCTTAATATAATTGAGGATGAAATTGACGAGAGGAAAGCAAATGCGGATAATGCAGAGGATGTTAGCCTGTGGAAAGGTATTGGAGGAATGTACAAGAAGAGGTTTTCAACAAAAACCACTTGGATGCTACTCAGAGATCAACAACCACTCTGTCAATGGAGCAAAGGAGTGTGGCTTCGTCATTCTACACCTAAGTTTGCTTTCATGACTTGGTGTACTCTGAAAAATCAACTTGCAACAGGAGACTGCATGCTTAAATGGGGAGGAAATGTTGATGGGAGTTGTTCTCTCTGTCAAGATCCTATTGAAACACGAGACCATCTTTTTTTCAAGTGA